The Acidobacteriota bacterium region GTGGGTAACCGCGATGATCGTTCCCTCATATCGCTGCAAATGATGTTCGAGCCACGCTACGGATTCGGCGTCGAGGTGGTTCGTCGGTTCGTCCAACAGCAAGATGTCGGGCTTCTGCAACAATAGCCGGCACAATGCGACGCGACGTTTTTCGCCACCCGAGAGAATGTTGACCGGTGTTTCCGCGGGCGGACAACGGAGTGCGTCCATCGCCATCTCCAAACGCGAATCCAGGTCCCAGGCGTCGGCGTGATCGAGTTTCTCCTGCACGTCGCCCTGGCGTTCGATGAGAGCGTTCATTTCGTCGTCCGACATCGGTTCGGCGAACTTCATATTGATCTCTTCGAATTCTTTGAGCAGATTTACGGTGTCTTGAACCGCCTCTTCGACGATTTGGCGAACTGTTTTCGATTCGTCAAGCTTCGGTTCCTGTTCCAGGTAGCCGACCGAGTAACCCTTCGAAAACACGACTTCACCATTGAAGTCCTTGTCGGTTCCGGCGATTATCTTAAGCAACGACGATTTGCCAGAACCATTCAGTCCGAGCACGCCGATCTTTGCGCCGTAGAAAAACGATAGATAAATGTCTTTGAGAACAGGTTTCTTGTCGTAGAACTTGCTCACTTTGACCATCGAGAAAATGATCTTGTTAGGTTCGTTATTGCTCATAGGAATTCTTGAACGGCGATTCTTGGACGCCAAAAATAAACAACTAATCTATCACAACAGTCAGAATGAACGAAAACGGGGGTCATTTTGACCGGCGAGATGTCGGTTTGTGACTGTCGATTGACGCTAAACTCATGAAAAAGGACGTTTTAACGATAATGGCACGGTTTTTGAGTGAGTTCAGAAACGTCTCCCGACAACATCTGGGCGGAAACTGAAGGAACGCTCGTGGTTGGACTTCGCAAGTCGAGCGAATTCAACAAATAACGATGGTTACACGAAAGAGCGGGTGAAAATTTATGCTTGTGGAAACACACCAAGTTGTTTATTATTGTTAAAGAATGTTTGCGCACAGTTGGCGCAGATTTGCCAGGCCTTCCACGGATCTCCGGAATTGAAGTCTTTGAATCCGAACCTCGCATTCTCCTGACTACAGGCTATTTGGCGAAAAATGAACCTTATTTCGAAAATTCCGATCAAAAAGATCCATCTCCTCGAAACATACAGATGGCTCGTGATCATGTGCGGTATTCCGTTTTTTGGACTCGCTCTTTCCGATTTGTCGAACGACAGCCTGAACGTCAATCTACTTCTTTTGATCGCCTTCACGAGCATCTTCGCATCGCGTATTTCGATCAAGTTCCCTAGTTTCAACGGCACGATCACGGTTTCTGATTCACTGACATTCATCGCGCTGCTCTTGTGGGGTCCGGCGGCGGCGATCGTCACCTCGGTCGCCGAATCGATCGCGCTGACATATCGACTCAAAAGCAAACTCCTTCGAACCTATTTGTTCAACATCGCGAGCTCGGCCTTGATCACCTGGATCGGCGCCAATGCCCTTTTTTACACATTTGGCCCGGCCAATACGATTTCGCGCGACCTTCCGGCGTTCAAGTTTATGCTGGCGATGTGCCTCTTGGCTCTGAGCTACTTTGTCGCAAGTATGGTCATCACGGCCATCATTCAGATGCTCAAGCTAGAGTTGTCGCAGTGGAAAGAATGGTCACGTTATTATCTTTGGACCTGTATCACTTTCTTCGTTGGTGTCGCGATCGCCGGAGTTTTTGTAAAGCTGATCTTTCTCGGCGGATTGATCGCCGCACTCCTCATCGCACCGATCGCGATCATTTCTTATCTTGCGTACACCAGCTACATTCGCACGGTGGACGCTCTTCAGGCATCGGAGTCGAGATTCCGGAGTTCCTTCGATTACGCCACGATCGGAATGGGAATCGTTTCGCCCACTGGTAATTGGCTTCAGGTAAACAACAGTCTCAGAGAGATGCTCCGGTGCAGCGAACAGGACCTCATATCCTCGAATTTCAGAACCGTTCTCCATCCCGAGAGCATTATCGAGGTTCAGGAGAACGTCGACCGAATCTTTTCCGGCGAGCTTCCGGCGTTTCAGATCGAAACTCGTTTTCTGAGCAAGGACGAAACCGATGTTTGGGCAACGCTTGGCGTTTCAACGGCCCACGATTCCCAGGGCGAGATCAGGCATCTCATCTTTCAGATACAGGATATTACGTCGCGCAAGAAAGCCGAGGAGAAACTGTGGTTCGATGCGAACCACGACGTTTTGACCGGACTTCCTAACCGGGCCGCGTTCGTCTCGCGCCTTGAAGAGATCGTCAGTCACGAAATGGAGTTCGAGCATCCGCTTTTTGCCGTGCTCTTTCTTGATCTCGACGGGTTCAAGATCGTCAACGATTCGCTCGGACACGCCGCCGGCGACGAACTGCTGCGAGGCGTTTCACAGCGCCTTCTCGAGTGCATTCGCGGCAACGATGTCGTCGCCCGTCTCGGTGGCGATGAGTTTACCGTTTTGCTCGTCAACCTGCAGAGTATCGATCAGGCGGTCATCGTCGCCGAGCGGATAAAAGGAAAAATGACCAAAGCGTTCCAGATCGCCGATCAGGAGGTTTTCATAGGCACGAGCATCGGGATTGCGACAAGTGACATCGGTTATGAGAATGCGGATGAAATGCTCCGCGATGCCGATGCCGCGATGTATCAGGCAAAAGCGTCCGGAAAAGGTTGTTTCAGCCTTTTCGATAACCAAATGTACTCGAACGCGCTGAGATTGCTTCATCTCGCAAACGATCTTCGCCGCGGTGTCGAACGCGATGAGTTCATTGTGCATTACCAGCCGATCAAGTCGCTCGAAACCAACAAGGTTCGCGCGCTTGAGGCGTTAGTGCGCTGGAATCACCCGACGCTCGGTACACTCGCGCCGATGGAATTCATCCCGCTCGCCGAAGAAAACGGCATCATCAACGAGATCGACAACTGGGTGATGCTTCAGGCCTGCCGGCAAATGAAGCAGTGGCAGAACGAATTCGAGGAACTCAAGGACATCGCGATCAGCGTCAATATCTCGTCACGGCAGTTTGCCCAGTCCGGTCTTTTTGACACGGTGAAAAACGTCTTGATGGAAACCGGACTGGCGCCTTCGAATCTGTTGCTTGAGATCACCGAAAGCGCGATGATCAAAAATCTGAAAAACACCGCGAAGATCCTGCGTGAGCTTAACTTCCTCGGCGTGCGCATCGCGCTCGACGATTTCGGCACCGGTTACTCGTCACTCAACTATCTGCACGAGTTGCCTATCTCGGTACTCAAGATCGACCGGTCATTCGTCAGGCGCATTGATAATGAACAAGAGGGAATTGAGATCGTCAAGGCGATCGTCGCGTTGGCTTCGAGTTTAAGAATGGAGACGACCGCCGAGGGAATCGAGACCGAACATCAGTTTAGCGAGCTTCGCGCGATGGGCTGCATCAGCGGCCAGGGTTTTTACCTCTCGCGTCCGCTTGATGCCGCGGCGGCGACCGAATATCTGATCTCAGACGGAGTTCAGGTCGTGGCGATTCCCGAGCGTTCGCGCGGCGGCCTTCGTCTCGTGAATATGTGATCAGCCTTTTTTCAGAAAGTTATCGAACCATAACTGGAAGACGAGCAAGGTCCATAGCTGCTTGTGATTTGAAGCGACGCCGGTCTCGTGTTCACGTATCAGCTTTTCGACGTTGTCAGGGTCAAACAATCCCTGATCCTTCAGACGCGACGGCGCCAGCAGGTCGCGCATCAGCGGATTGAGTTTTCCCTTCAGCCAGTCCGCGACCGGAATCCCGAAGCCCTTTTTGGGCCGTTCGAGGATTCCTTTCGGGAGCAGCGGTTCGACCGCTTTTTTGAGAATGTACTTCCCTTTGCTTCCCTTGAGCTTGTAACTGAGAGGGATCGACGCCGCGAACTGCGCGACCCGCGGATCGAGAAACGGCGCGCGAACTTCGAGCGAAACGGCCATCGATGCACGATCGACCTTCGTCAGAATGTCTTCCGCCATATAGTAATTGATGTCGAGAAACTGCATTTTCTCGATTTCGTTAGTTGCGTCGCAAATCTCGAGCAGTTCCTTCGCGCCTTTGTAGATATCGCTTTCGGTGCTCGCGAGGATCTCTTTGCTCAATACCCGGCGCTGTTCGCTGATCGAAAAGGATCCAAAATACGAATGATGCCGCGCCACCAGATCGAATTTCGATGCTGCAACGAAGCGTTTTGCCTTGTAATCGAACGATATGTTTTTGTTTGAAACCGGCAGTCTGTTGACCAAAGGCTCGATCAAACCACTCCTCAAGATCGGCGGGACACGACCGTAAATGTTCGCCACCTTATGCGCGAAATACATCGGATAACCCGCGAATATCTCGTCGCCGCCGTCGCCGCCGAGCGCGACCGTAACGTGTTTGCGAACGAATCGCGACAGCAAAAACGTCGGGATAAGCGATCCGTCCGACATCGGCTCATCGAGCCAGGAACCGATCTCGCTGATCAGATCGGCAGCCTTTTCAACGCTGAGTTTGTCTTC contains the following coding sequences:
- a CDS encoding EAL domain-containing protein, which translates into the protein MNLISKIPIKKIHLLETYRWLVIMCGIPFFGLALSDLSNDSLNVNLLLLIAFTSIFASRISIKFPSFNGTITVSDSLTFIALLLWGPAAAIVTSVAESIALTYRLKSKLLRTYLFNIASSALITWIGANALFYTFGPANTISRDLPAFKFMLAMCLLALSYFVASMVITAIIQMLKLELSQWKEWSRYYLWTCITFFVGVAIAGVFVKLIFLGGLIAALLIAPIAIISYLAYTSYIRTVDALQASESRFRSSFDYATIGMGIVSPTGNWLQVNNSLREMLRCSEQDLISSNFRTVLHPESIIEVQENVDRIFSGELPAFQIETRFLSKDETDVWATLGVSTAHDSQGEIRHLIFQIQDITSRKKAEEKLWFDANHDVLTGLPNRAAFVSRLEEIVSHEMEFEHPLFAVLFLDLDGFKIVNDSLGHAAGDELLRGVSQRLLECIRGNDVVARLGGDEFTVLLVNLQSIDQAVIVAERIKGKMTKAFQIADQEVFIGTSIGIATSDIGYENADEMLRDADAAMYQAKASGKGCFSLFDNQMYSNALRLLHLANDLRRGVERDEFIVHYQPIKSLETNKVRALEALVRWNHPTLGTLAPMEFIPLAEENGIINEIDNWVMLQACRQMKQWQNEFEELKDIAISVNISSRQFAQSGLFDTVKNVLMETGLAPSNLLLEITESAMIKNLKNTAKILRELNFLGVRIALDDFGTGYSSLNYLHELPISVLKIDRSFVRRIDNEQEGIEIVKAIVALASSLRMETTAEGIETEHQFSELRAMGCISGQGFYLSRPLDAAAATEYLISDGVQVVAIPERSRGGLRLVNM
- the asnB gene encoding asparagine synthase (glutamine-hydrolyzing); the protein is MCGITGWINLKSRVAPQDRAVLHAMCERMKHRGPDSEGLWLEKDVALGMRRLSIIDLHTGEQPVYNEDRSVVVVMNGELYNFREVRADLEKRGHEFETHTDTEILPHLYEEYGEAMLDEINGMFAFALWDKRREKLLIARDRFGEKPLYYGVFDDKLIFGSELKVLLANPSVKTELNTDALRQFLSFDYVPAPASIYKSIYKLPAAHFLTVENGEIKTRRYWNLTWKKDDPKSATFESKTAELRDLLADAVRMRLVSDVPLGILLSGGVDSSTVAAFATRFSTEKVKTFSIGFDEDSFDESKFARQVAKHLDTEHYEDKLSVEKAADLISEIGSWLDEPMSDGSLIPTFLLSRFVRKHVTVALGGDGGDEIFAGYPMYFAHKVANIYGRVPPILRSGLIEPLVNRLPVSNKNISFDYKAKRFVAASKFDLVARHHSYFGSFSISEQRRVLSKEILASTESDIYKGAKELLEICDATNEIEKMQFLDINYYMAEDILTKVDRASMAVSLEVRAPFLDPRVAQFAASIPLSYKLKGSKGKYILKKAVEPLLPKGILERPKKGFGIPVADWLKGKLNPLMRDLLAPSRLKDQGLFDPDNVEKLIREHETGVASNHKQLWTLLVFQLWFDNFLKKG